A DNA window from Candidatus Obscuribacterales bacterium contains the following coding sequences:
- a CDS encoding DUF2141 domain-containing protein, which yields MKCWIHRILGGGLVLGLSHLPMAGLAQAESQLNLNSQLTIRVEQLNSQQGNVCYRIFNGSQGFPSGDGNAVAQGCDPITDVDMSLTIGELPAGTYAMAIYHDANGDEVLNRGLFGMPTEGYGFSNNAIARTGPASYDDAMFLLGGSMTLQIRMQYP from the coding sequence ATGAAGTGTTGGATACATAGAATTCTGGGAGGAGGACTGGTACTTGGTCTAAGCCATTTACCCATGGCAGGCTTGGCCCAGGCAGAGTCTCAACTGAACCTCAACAGTCAGCTCACCATCCGAGTTGAGCAACTCAATAGCCAACAAGGTAATGTCTGCTACAGAATCTTTAACGGCAGCCAGGGGTTTCCCAGTGGGGATGGTAATGCAGTAGCCCAAGGCTGCGATCCCATTACCGATGTAGACATGAGTCTTACCATTGGAGAACTGCCGGCGGGAACCTATGCCATGGCAATTTACCATGATGCCAATGGTGACGAGGTGCTCAACCGGGGTCTCTTTGGGATGCCAACAGAGGGCTATGGGTTTTCTAATAATGCGATCGCCCGTACCGGCCCAGCGTCCTACGATGATGCCATGTTTCTTTTAGGGGGTAGCATGACCTTACAAATTAGAATGCAATATCCTTAG
- a CDS encoding tetratricopeptide repeat protein yields MAMLIRSHWVRAIATMAVVSASSMVAISPVVAQFMPQDEVSEPSGCELVDDTVLRADCYHAEGLAAYERGELQAAIEAYTMALQINPRHGDSYYNRGVAHYDLGYPEDAIADYSQAIALNTQDEDAYYNRGLARYDLGDTQGAMADFNATLSINPEAKDAQGWLDYIQYYAPD; encoded by the coding sequence ATGGCGATGCTGATCCGATCTCACTGGGTACGCGCGATCGCGACAATGGCCGTCGTCTCAGCCAGCAGCATGGTGGCCATATCTCCAGTTGTCGCCCAATTCATGCCCCAGGATGAGGTATCGGAACCTAGCGGCTGCGAGCTGGTAGACGATACCGTCTTACGCGCAGATTGTTATCACGCGGAGGGGCTAGCTGCCTATGAGCGGGGTGAGCTCCAGGCGGCCATCGAAGCCTACACCATGGCGTTACAAATTAATCCTCGCCATGGCGATAGCTACTACAATCGCGGCGTAGCCCACTACGACTTGGGATATCCCGAAGATGCGATCGCCGACTACAGTCAAGCGATCGCCCTGAATACCCAAGATGAAGATGCCTATTACAACCGGGGTCTAGCCCGCTATGACCTGGGTGACACTCAGGGAGCTATGGCAGACTTCAACGCTACCCTGAGCATTAACCCCGAAGCCAAGGATGCCCAAGGTTGGCTGGACTATATCCAATACTATGCACCGGATTAA